In Candidatus Bathyarchaeia archaeon, a genomic segment contains:
- a CDS encoding thioredoxin family protein, with protein MVGVKVGSTWPRVSPLLYNLTLLILLVSQAVVLLPTVEGDSSTDQRTVSAYLFWGEGCGLCEKEMKFLSKLQGKYEGLEVKMFEVWRNQSNLMLFEELCKAYGLDQVPGVPTLFIGENFIIGYRDDETTGERIEELVKLCLSEGCPDPLEKLKAPSSTTTSIKLTSTIETAKSEKANDGNVRTRECPCVTSIKETFTSTGAQPLSGGFETAGGLFLFTVTIGLVDGFNPCSIWVFCLLLSLLLHVSRKRMTLVGGAFVLFSALVYLMFLEAWLTLNQVLRYSEVFRAILGLAAMGVGILGVKDFLSSFKGLSLSIPTSVKPKIYMGMRRLLTQKSSTPLLMSGVASLAFMVNAFELLCTAGLPAAYTRVLSTQTLPPLVYHLYLSVYVLFYMLDELALLAVFALTLKALKLSVWYGRLAKLVGGAVMLALGLILLFKPRLLVFV; from the coding sequence ATGGTCGGGGTCAAGGTGGGCTCCACTTGGCCACGAGTGTCACCTCTTCTCTACAATCTCACCTTGTTAATTTTGCTGGTTTCCCAAGCCGTGGTTCTACTCCCTACCGTTGAGGGTGACTCTTCAACCGATCAGCGAACCGTTTCAGCCTACCTGTTCTGGGGGGAGGGATGCGGCCTCTGCGAGAAGGAGATGAAGTTCCTCAGCAAGCTACAGGGTAAATACGAGGGTTTAGAGGTGAAAATGTTCGAGGTCTGGCGTAACCAAAGCAACCTGATGTTGTTTGAGGAGCTGTGCAAAGCCTATGGGCTTGACCAGGTTCCAGGAGTCCCAACGCTGTTCATAGGTGAAAACTTCATCATCGGATACAGAGATGATGAAACCACCGGCGAGCGTATAGAGGAGCTGGTAAAACTATGCCTCTCGGAGGGCTGTCCCGACCCCCTCGAAAAGCTGAAGGCCCCATCCTCAACCACAACCTCCATTAAACTCACAAGTACCATTGAAACGGCTAAATCCGAAAAGGCGAACGATGGAAACGTACGTACACGTGAATGCCCATGCGTAACCTCCATTAAGGAGACCTTCACCTCTACGGGTGCTCAACCGTTAAGTGGAGGGTTTGAGACCGCTGGAGGGCTCTTCCTTTTCACGGTCACCATAGGGCTTGTCGATGGGTTTAACCCATGCTCCATATGGGTTTTCTGCCTCCTCCTCAGCCTTCTTCTTCACGTTTCTAGGAAGCGCATGACGCTTGTAGGAGGGGCCTTCGTGTTGTTCTCAGCCTTGGTGTACCTGATGTTTTTAGAGGCGTGGTTAACCCTTAACCAAGTACTCAGATACAGCGAAGTCTTCAGGGCCATCTTAGGGTTAGCTGCGATGGGTGTAGGGATCCTAGGCGTGAAGGACTTTCTTTCCTCTTTTAAAGGCCTCTCCCTTTCCATACCTACGTCTGTTAAACCGAAAATATACATGGGAATGAGGAGGCTGTTAACTCAGAAATCTTCAACACCCCTCTTAATGTCTGGGGTAGCATCCCTGGCTTTTATGGTGAACGCGTTTGAGCTGTTATGCACGGCGGGCTTACCCGCCGCGTACACTAGGGTGCTTTCGACGCAGACGCTACCCCCCCTGGTTTACCACCTTTACCTGTCGGTCTACGTTTTGTTCTACATGCTTGATGAGCTCGCGTTGCTGGCTGTTTTCGCCTTAACGCTTAAGGCGTTAAAACTCAGCGTGTGGTATGGTCGTTTAGCTAAGCTTGTAGGCGGGGCCGTCATGCTGGCGCTGGGTTTAATCCTGCTGTTTAAACCGAGGTTGCTGGTTTTCGTCTAG
- the pdxA gene encoding 4-hydroxythreonine-4-phosphate dehydrogenase PdxA, whose protein sequence is MVEKKPIVAVTMGDPAGIGPEVACKALASRGVRMVCRPLLIGDSDSLTEALKISKLSLRLNMVQEPSQARFQRGVIDIINMGNVDHEQLEVGRPQASAGKASIEYVEKAVSFALKGEVDAVATAPISKEAIWMAGYRYPGHTELLAQLTNTREYAMMLYSKKLKVVHVSTHVSLRQAIDLVKKPRIRVAIRLSHQALRSMGYSNPRIAVAGLNPHAGESGIFGDEEIEEISPAVAEAREEGFETYGPFPPDTVFYRALRGEFDCVVAMYHDQGHIPVKSLGFQKGVNVTLGLPIIRTSVDHGTAWDKAAARLGNADPGSMIEAIKLAAKMAQSKWKPTT, encoded by the coding sequence ATGGTTGAGAAGAAACCTATCGTCGCCGTTACGATGGGGGATCCCGCTGGAATAGGCCCTGAGGTGGCGTGTAAGGCTCTGGCTAGCAGAGGAGTGCGCATGGTATGTCGGCCTCTGCTGATAGGGGACAGCGACTCCTTAACTGAGGCTTTAAAGATCTCCAAACTGAGCTTAAGGTTGAACATGGTGCAGGAGCCTTCTCAAGCACGTTTCCAGCGGGGGGTAATCGACATCATAAACATGGGAAACGTGGATCATGAACAGTTGGAGGTGGGTAGGCCTCAAGCCTCCGCGGGGAAGGCCTCCATCGAATACGTGGAGAAGGCTGTTAGCTTCGCCTTAAAGGGTGAGGTGGACGCCGTGGCCACGGCTCCCATCAGCAAGGAGGCGATTTGGATGGCGGGTTACCGGTATCCGGGGCACACCGAGCTTTTGGCTCAGCTGACGAACACCCGGGAATACGCTATGATGCTTTACTCAAAGAAGTTGAAGGTGGTCCACGTTTCAACTCATGTATCCCTGCGTCAAGCCATAGACCTAGTGAAGAAGCCTAGAATACGCGTCGCGATCAGGCTTTCACATCAAGCCCTGAGAAGCATGGGTTACTCTAACCCCAGAATAGCGGTGGCTGGATTAAACCCCCACGCTGGGGAAAGCGGCATATTCGGGGATGAGGAAATAGAGGAAATATCGCCCGCCGTGGCGGAGGCCCGTGAAGAAGGCTTTGAAACCTATGGCCCGTTCCCCCCAGACACGGTGTTCTACAGGGCTCTCCGAGGAGAGTTCGACTGCGTCGTGGCCATGTACCATGACCAGGGCCACATACCGGTTAAATCGCTGGGATTCCAGAAGGGCGTAAATGTAACCCTGGGACTCCCGATCATCAGGACATCCGTAGACCATGGAACAGCCTGGGATAAAGCGGCCGCCAGGCTTGGAAACGCGGATCCAGGCAGCATGATCGAAGCCATCAAGCTGGCCGCGAAGATGGCTCAGTCGAAGTGGAAGCCAACCACCTAG